One Alligator mississippiensis isolate rAllMis1 chromosome 1, rAllMis1, whole genome shotgun sequence genomic window carries:
- the LOC132244916 gene encoding LOW QUALITY PROTEIN: uncharacterized protein LOC132244916 (The sequence of the model RefSeq protein was modified relative to this genomic sequence to represent the inferred CDS: inserted 1 base in 1 codon; substituted 1 base at 1 genomic stop codon): MQLGDRDELVDFLVDTGAAHSVLTQKLKPLSKKTVPVVGVTGKAVTRSFLQPMTCNLGQAEVTHQFLYMPNCPVPLLGRDLLCKLQATLSFQDGQMFLTVPPEKGWHLQACLLGLLQEESTPDIPQPLLDAVVPWVWAGHRPGKAKNADPMKIQLLPGAQPPCVKQYPMRMEARKGLKPLVERFLEYGLLRECTSAFNTPILPVKKPKSNEYRFVQDLRAVNKVVVSIYPAVPNPYTLLSALNPDHNWFTVIDLKDAFFCIPVERGSQEIFAFEWEDPDTSIKTQLCWTVLPQGFKNSPTLFGNALSKDLRRLELPLSCALLQYVDDLLLTATTEASCLEGTICLLNFLGQQGYRVSRKKMQPISQKVTYLGFELQPGQRALLPERKXSYMPLAPPITKKQLRGFLGTVGFCRIWIPNFGVIAKPLYEATHGDEKVLEWTEECEQAFCQLKQALIEAPALGLPDMSKPFSLFVHDRGGVAVGVLTQKLGSWQRPVAYFSKKLDFVSCGWPACLRAVAATCLLIQEAEKLTLGHEMIVYIPHAVLTVLEQKGGNWLTPGRMARYQAILLDKPEIKXAISRNVNPATLLPSMGDTPDLVHDCLQTLETVYSSRPNLRDRPLEKADLEFYTDGSSSIENGIRKSGYAIVTTQNVIEAGPLNPSVSAQKAELIAMTRALQLAANKTVNIYTDSKYVFLVLHAHGALWRERGLLDSKGTGIKHSKQIKALLKAVWEPKEVAIMHCKAHQKKNDDSSTKGNRFADATAKKAAKKPQTDLLPEVSNLLPLLPDLYQPVTPQYGERDKQLIREFQAQKGEHGWLVAKDGRIIIPAAWVHVVVKRAHHGTHYGPRALIRWISHYVTGVGLREAAKKVSETCEVCQRNNPKGGRKETSGHQRIGNGPGEEWQVDFTELPRQQGMRYLLVFVDTFSNWVECFPCRTAQAREVVKALLREIIPRFGLPKGIGSDNGPHFIAQITQKVSEFLGISWHLHTPWRPQSSGKVERMNQTLKRHLAKICQEARLKWPEALPLALLRVRVAPHSKLGLSPFEIMYAGTGRAADTEPVSYPGKSIITWKLLSCERLERGTTSSQMEGPV; the protein is encoded by the exons atgcaactaggggacagagatgaattggtagattttctcgtagatacaggtgctgcccattctgtcttaactcaaaaactgaaacctttaagtaaaaagactgtgccggtggtaggggttacagggaaggcagtaacacgatccttcctacagccaatgacctgtaatcttgggcaggccgaagttacccatcaattcttgtacatgccaaactgccccgttccccttttagggagagacctcctctgtaaactgcaagctacgttgtcgttccaggatgggcaaatgtttttaacagtgcctcctgaaaaggggtggcatttacaggcttgccttctcggccttctccaagaggagagtacaccagatattcctcaacccctgctcgatgctgttgttccatgggtatgggcaggtcaccgacccgggaaggctaaaaatgctgaccctatgaagattcaacttttgccaggggcccagcctccatgtgtgaaacaatatccaatgcggatggaggccaggaaaggactgaagccgttagttgaacggttcctggagtatggccttctccgtgaatgtacatcagcttttaacacacccatcttgcctgtgaagaagcctaagagtaatgaatatcgtttcgtccaagacttgagagctgtaaataaagtggttgtgagtatatacccggccgtgcctaatccgtacaccttgctatctgctttgaacccagatcataactggtttacggttattgatttaaaagatgctttcttctgtataccggtagagaggggatctcaggaaatatttgcatttgaatgggaagacccagatactagcattaagactcagttgtgctggactgttttaccccaaggatttaaaaacagcccaaccctattcggcaatgcattaagcaaggatttacgcaggctagaattgccactgtcctgtgctcttttgcaatatgtagatgacttgcttttaacagccaccactgaagcaagctgcctggaaggaacaatttgcctccttaattttctgggtcaacaagggtatcgcgtttccagaaaaaaaatgcagcccatatcccagaaagtcacatatttgggatttgaattacagcctggtcagagagccctgttgcctgaaagaa gaagctatatgccgctggcacccccaataacaaagaaacaactacgaggatttttaggtacagtaggtttttgcaggatttggattccaaattttggggttattgcaaaacctctatatgaggcaacacacggagatgaaaaggtactcgaatggactgaagagtgtgagcaagcattctgccagttaaagcaggctctcattgaagcacccgccttaggactaccggacatgagtaagcctttttccctttttgtgcatgaccgaggtggggtagccgtgggagtcttaacacagaaattgggtagctggcaacgaccagtagcatatttttcaaaaaaattagactttgtgtcatgtggatggcctgcttgtctccgggctgttgctgctacctgtctgctaatacaagaagctgaaaaattaaccctaggccatgaaatgattgtatatattcctcatgcagtacttacagtcttggaacagaaaggagggaactggttaactccgggacgaatggctcgatatcaggccatcctcctagataagcctgaaataaaataagccatttctcgcaatgtaaatccagcaacactgttgccatctatgggtgacacaccagatcttgtgcatgactgtttgcaaacattggaaactgtttattcttcaagaccaaatttgagagacagacctcttgaaaaagctgacctggagttctacactgatggcagctcgagtatagagaatggaattcgaaaatccggatacgctatcgtgactacacagaatgtgatagaagcaggacctttaaacccatctgtttcagctcaaaaggctgaactcattgctatgactcgggctttgcaattggcggccaacaaaactgtcaatatttatactgactctaaatatgttttccttgttttacatgctcacggagcgctatggagagagcgaggtctacttgattcaaaaggaacaggcattaagcatagcaaacagataaaagccctccttaaggcagtctgggaaccaaaagaggtagcgataatgcattgcaaagctcatcaaaagaaaaatgatgattcatccacaaaaggtaatcgatttgctgacgctacagcaaagaaagcagctaaaaaacctcagacagacttgctgcccgaagtaagtaatctgttacctctcctcccagacttataccagcctgtgacaccacagtacggggaaagagacaaacaattgataagagagtttcaagcacagaagggggagcacgggtggctagtagcaaaggatggccgcattatcatcccagctgcctgggttcatgtggtagtgaagagagctcatcatggcacccactatggacccagggccctgataaggtggatcagtcactatgtaactggagtgggattaagagaggctgcaaagaaggtatcagagacatgtgaggtctgccagagaaataacccaaaaggagggagaaaagaaacttcaggacatcagagaataggcaatgggccgggagaagaatggcaggtggattttactgagttaccccggcaacaggggatgagatatctccttgtctttgtggacactttctctaattgggttgagtgcttcccatgtcggactgcccaagcccgagaggtggtcaaggcactcctacgagaaatcatacctcgcttcggacttccaaaaggaatagggtcagacaatggaccacatttcattgcacaaattactcaaaaggtttctgagttcctgggaatcagctggcatttacacaccccttggagaccccagtccagtggaaaagtggaacgtatgaatcagaccttaaaaagacaccttgcaaagatttgccaagaagctcgactcaaatggccagaggccctacccttggccctgttgcgagtaagggtcgcaccacattctaaattgggattaagcccatttgagataatgtatgcaggtacgggacgtgctgcagacacagaaccagtctcctaccccggaaaatcgattattacctggaagttactctcttgtgaaagattggaacgaggaaccacttcgagccagatggaagggcccgtatag